A genomic window from Montipora capricornis isolate CH-2021 chromosome 8, ASM3666992v2, whole genome shotgun sequence includes:
- the LOC138013518 gene encoding neuronal acetylcholine receptor subunit alpha-10-like isoform X1, whose translation MILFSEGCSLVAVTVFLLVTEAKAAHPSVEQELISTLMKGYNRNARPVMNRKSQTNVTFGLEVVQLVNVDDRNQVITTNVWVRQRWKNQLLTWKREEYNGIKTIRMNPSLVWVPDIVLYNSADSVFSGGLEKYKTRVILENDGRNAWYSPASFRSTCNIDVTYFPFDEQVCSMKFGSWTFVLTDLDIDTENTPTLSDKYVKSAEWELIKASKERNVQFYKCCSVPFTDVTIVLVIRRKPLFYAFNLITPCMIMLSMILLGFFLPPESGERITLSITVLLAMAVFLQLVAETLPRNSETIPLLGKFYITIMTEVSLSLMSTCWVLNVHHKNSGGSIVRIPPWIELFVLGWVANVLCVRKPTMQLEKFPQEANECNLSDSRLIKVKVPSQAGEEHALLSGNHLTQVCLSNTHGQKRLCAHSNDVDKTSAEKKKTLDEQCIAKDLALLAAHTRKDRQIEENQKKWKHVAMVMDRFFFWFFVITVLISTLVIFKEKLRQQSLQHKS comes from the exons ATGATACTTTTCTCTGAGGGCTGTAGTCTGGTCGCTGTTACCGTTTTCCTTTTGGTGACAGAAG CCAAAGCAGCCCACCCATCGGTTGAACAAGAGCTGATTTCAACATTAATGAAAGGTTACAATAGAAATGCTCGACCAGTAATGAACAGAAAAAGCCAAACAAATGTCACCTTTGGTCTTGAAGTCGTTCAGTTGGTGAATGTG GATGACCGTAACCAGGTGATAACGACAAACGTATGGGTCAGACAA AGATGGAAAAACCAACTTTTGACTTGGAAGAGAGAGGAATACAATGGAATAAAGACAATAAGAATGAACCCGAGTTTAGTTTGGGTACCAGATATTGTACTATACAACAG TGCAGACAGTGTGTTCAGCGGAGGACTGGAGAAGTACAAAACACGTGTTATTTTAGAGAATGACGGACGCAACGCCTGGTATAGCCCAGCCTCGTTCAGGAGTACTTGCAACATAGATGTGACGTACTTCCCGTTTGACGAGCAAGTCTGCTCCATGAAATTCGGTTCTTGGACCTTTGTGTTGACGGACTTGGACATAGATACGGAGAACACGCCTACCCTCTCAGACAAATACGTCAAAAGTGCAGAGTGGGAGCTCATTAAGGCGTCCAAGGAAAGAAATGTCCAGTTTTATAAATGTTGCTCCGTGCCATTTACTGATGTCACTATCGTGTTGGTCATTCGCCGCAAGCCTCTGTTTTACGCTTTCAATTTGATCACCCCCTGTATGATAATGTTGTCCATGATTCTTTTGGGTTTCTTTCTCCCACCGGAGTCTGGAGAGCGCATAACGTTAAGCATTACGGTTCTGTTGGCCATGGCTGTGTTCCTGCAGCTCGTGGCGGAAACGCTGCCGCGCAACTCGGAAACAATTCCACTTCTCGGAAAGTTCTATATCACCATCATGACGGAGGTCTCCTTATCATTGATGTCAACCTGTTGGGTACTGAATGTTCATCATAAAAACTCTGGAGGCTCGATTGTAAGAATTCCTCCGTGGATCGAACTCTTCGTGCTTGGTTGGGTGGCCAATGTCCTCTGCGTGCGCAAACCCACAATGCAACTTGAAAAATTCCCCCAAGAGGCCAACGAATGCAACCTCAGTGACAGCAGGCTCATCAAAGTGAAAGTCCCATCGCAGGCCGGTGAAGAGCATGCGCTCTTATCTGGCAATCACCTGACTCAAGTGTGCCTTTCAAATACGCACGGGCAGAAAAGGTTGTGTGCACACAGCAATGACGTCGATAAGACATCAGCAGAAAAAAAGAAGACGCTAGATGAGCAGTGTATTGCGAAAGATTTAGCGTTGCTGGCCGCGCACACAAGAAAGGATCGTCaaattgaagaaaatcaaaagaaatggAAACATGTTGCCATGGTCATGGATCGGTTCTTTTTCTGGTTTTTTGTAATCACTGTTCTCATCTCTACGCTAGTGATTTTCAAAGAGAAACTACGGCAGCAAAGTTTGCAACATAAAAGTTAA
- the LOC138060507 gene encoding neuronal acetylcholine receptor subunit alpha-10-like isoform X1 — protein MNSLSKEGMLPFAVLLVKFQALIVVAISVTPEERLISDLLENYTREARPVKNPKNRIVVVFGFELVQLVNVNDRNQMITTNVWVRQIWTNELLTWDPDKYDGIQAVRLDASRVWIPDIVLYNSADNEFSGGTDKYKTPVILTNTGKCSWFCPASFTSTCPIDVQYFPFDQQKCILKFGSWTYEVIDLDMREENGSSKSQYVESAEWKLQDVKKQRNAKLYSCCKHELADISITIIMDRKPLFYLFNLVIPCLIILSMILLGFFLPPESGERITLSITVLLAMAVFLQLVGESLPRNSETVPLLGKFYITIMGEISISLMLTCWVLNIHYHGSGSSAKEVPLWARVVVLQWLGYLLCVGKPDGSSPDVPNPDLRYHQDDRRKGAPFALDWETTFSPAANCHCARCMHARGAHFSAGERSPDESRLLEVRYNTDTPVDLPELRTKDRPKEKLSEQISVLANSIREREKVEKNQEDWKYFAMVMDRFFFWLYSMTICISTLTIFLSREDVDS, from the exons ATGAATTCACTCTCAAAGGAAGGAATGTTACCCTTTGCAGTCCTCTTGGTAAAGTTCCAAG CCTTGATTGTGGTAGCAATATCTGTCACACCAGAAGAGCGACTGATCTCGGATTTGCTTGAAAATTACACGAGGGAAGCCAGGCCAGTAAAGAATCCCAAGAACAGAATTGTAGTTGTGTTCGGATTTGAGCTTGTTCAGTTAGTAAACGTG AATGATCGAAATCAAATGATCACCACTAATGTCTGGGTGCGACAG ATCTGGACCAATGAGTTGTTAACATGGGATCCGGACAAATATGATGGTATACAAGCCGTCAGACTTGATGCGTCTCGAGTTTGGATCCCGGATATTGTCTTATATAACAG CGCTGACAATGAATTCAGTGGAGGCACGGATAAATACAAGACGCCTGTAATTTTAACGAACACCGGCAAATGCAGTTGGTTTTGTCCTGCATCTTTTACTAGTACTTGTCCAATAGACGTGCAGTACTTTCCGTTTGATCAACAGAAGTGTATTTTAAAGTTTGGCTCCTGGACGTACGAG GTGATAGACCTTGACATGAGAGAGGAAAATGGCTCTTCAAAATCTCAGTACGTTGAAAGTGCAGAATGGAAACTTCAGGATGTCAAAAAGCAACGAAACGCAAAGCTTTACTCGTGTTGCAAGCACGAACTTGCTGATATTAGTATAACGATTATCATGGATAGGAAACCACTTTTCTACCTCTTCAATCTTGTGATTCCGTGCCTCATTATATTGTCCATGATTTTGCTGGGATTTTTCTTGCCTCCAGAATCCGGTGAACGAATCACACTCAGTATCACTGTGTTGCTAGCCATGGCTGTGTTTCTACAGCTTGTGGGAGAGAGTCTGCCTCGGAACTCAGAGACGGTTCCGCTTTTAGGAAAGTTCTACATCACCATCATGGGGGAGATCTCCATCTCGCTCATGCTGACATGTTGGGTGTTGAACATCCATTACCACGGCTCCGGAAGCTCTGCTAAGGAGGTACCCCTGTGGGCTCGGGTAGTCGTCTTGCAGTGGTTGGGATACCTGCTGTGCGTCGGTAAACCAGACGGCAGCTCCCCGGACGTACCCAACCCCGATCTCAGATATCACCAGGACGATCGACGGAAAGGCGCGCCGTTTGCGTTGGACTGGGAGACAACGTTTTCGCCTGCGGCAAACTGCCACTGCGCGCGGTGTATGCACGCGAGAGGGGCTCACTTTAGCGCGGGAGAGAGAAGCCCCGACGAATCTCGTCTCCTGGAAGTTAGATACAACACAGATACGCCTGTTGATTTGCCCGAGCTTCGCACTAAAGATCGACCCAAAGAGAAACTTTCAGAACAAATAAGCGTTCTTGCAAATAGCATTCGAGAGCGTGAGAAGGTGGAGAAGAATCAGGAAGActggaagtattttgcaatGGTCATGGATAGGTTTTTCTTTTGGCTATATTCTATGACCATATGTATTTCGACTTTAACTATCTTCTTGAGTCGTGAAGACGTGGATTCGTGA
- the LOC138013518 gene encoding neuronal acetylcholine receptor subunit alpha-10-like isoform X2 translates to MILFSEGCSLVAVTVFLLVTEAKAAHPSVEQELISTLMKGYNRNARPVMNRKSQTNVTFGLEVVQLVNVRWKNQLLTWKREEYNGIKTIRMNPSLVWVPDIVLYNSADSVFSGGLEKYKTRVILENDGRNAWYSPASFRSTCNIDVTYFPFDEQVCSMKFGSWTFVLTDLDIDTENTPTLSDKYVKSAEWELIKASKERNVQFYKCCSVPFTDVTIVLVIRRKPLFYAFNLITPCMIMLSMILLGFFLPPESGERITLSITVLLAMAVFLQLVAETLPRNSETIPLLGKFYITIMTEVSLSLMSTCWVLNVHHKNSGGSIVRIPPWIELFVLGWVANVLCVRKPTMQLEKFPQEANECNLSDSRLIKVKVPSQAGEEHALLSGNHLTQVCLSNTHGQKRLCAHSNDVDKTSAEKKKTLDEQCIAKDLALLAAHTRKDRQIEENQKKWKHVAMVMDRFFFWFFVITVLISTLVIFKEKLRQQSLQHKS, encoded by the exons ATGATACTTTTCTCTGAGGGCTGTAGTCTGGTCGCTGTTACCGTTTTCCTTTTGGTGACAGAAG CCAAAGCAGCCCACCCATCGGTTGAACAAGAGCTGATTTCAACATTAATGAAAGGTTACAATAGAAATGCTCGACCAGTAATGAACAGAAAAAGCCAAACAAATGTCACCTTTGGTCTTGAAGTCGTTCAGTTGGTGAATGTG AGATGGAAAAACCAACTTTTGACTTGGAAGAGAGAGGAATACAATGGAATAAAGACAATAAGAATGAACCCGAGTTTAGTTTGGGTACCAGATATTGTACTATACAACAG TGCAGACAGTGTGTTCAGCGGAGGACTGGAGAAGTACAAAACACGTGTTATTTTAGAGAATGACGGACGCAACGCCTGGTATAGCCCAGCCTCGTTCAGGAGTACTTGCAACATAGATGTGACGTACTTCCCGTTTGACGAGCAAGTCTGCTCCATGAAATTCGGTTCTTGGACCTTTGTGTTGACGGACTTGGACATAGATACGGAGAACACGCCTACCCTCTCAGACAAATACGTCAAAAGTGCAGAGTGGGAGCTCATTAAGGCGTCCAAGGAAAGAAATGTCCAGTTTTATAAATGTTGCTCCGTGCCATTTACTGATGTCACTATCGTGTTGGTCATTCGCCGCAAGCCTCTGTTTTACGCTTTCAATTTGATCACCCCCTGTATGATAATGTTGTCCATGATTCTTTTGGGTTTCTTTCTCCCACCGGAGTCTGGAGAGCGCATAACGTTAAGCATTACGGTTCTGTTGGCCATGGCTGTGTTCCTGCAGCTCGTGGCGGAAACGCTGCCGCGCAACTCGGAAACAATTCCACTTCTCGGAAAGTTCTATATCACCATCATGACGGAGGTCTCCTTATCATTGATGTCAACCTGTTGGGTACTGAATGTTCATCATAAAAACTCTGGAGGCTCGATTGTAAGAATTCCTCCGTGGATCGAACTCTTCGTGCTTGGTTGGGTGGCCAATGTCCTCTGCGTGCGCAAACCCACAATGCAACTTGAAAAATTCCCCCAAGAGGCCAACGAATGCAACCTCAGTGACAGCAGGCTCATCAAAGTGAAAGTCCCATCGCAGGCCGGTGAAGAGCATGCGCTCTTATCTGGCAATCACCTGACTCAAGTGTGCCTTTCAAATACGCACGGGCAGAAAAGGTTGTGTGCACACAGCAATGACGTCGATAAGACATCAGCAGAAAAAAAGAAGACGCTAGATGAGCAGTGTATTGCGAAAGATTTAGCGTTGCTGGCCGCGCACACAAGAAAGGATCGTCaaattgaagaaaatcaaaagaaatggAAACATGTTGCCATGGTCATGGATCGGTTCTTTTTCTGGTTTTTTGTAATCACTGTTCTCATCTCTACGCTAGTGATTTTCAAAGAGAAACTACGGCAGCAAAGTTTGCAACATAAAAGTTAA